In Phacochoerus africanus isolate WHEZ1 chromosome 14, ROS_Pafr_v1, whole genome shotgun sequence, one genomic interval encodes:
- the CD68 gene encoding macrosialin — protein sequence MRLAVLFLGALLGLLAAQGAGVDRPRKKSATLLPSFTVTPTATESTTSHRTTTPRTTTTGTTSHEPTTVTHNPATTTSHGNATVHPTSSSTATSPGSSTRSPHPGPPPPSPSPSPGSQEAIGDYTWTNGSQPCVQLQAQIQIRVLYPTQGGGEAWGISVLNPNQTKALGGCEGAHPHVHLSFPYGQLTFGFKQQPQESTVYLNYMAVEYNVSFPRAAQWTFSVQNSSLRDLQTPVGRSYSCRNASIILSTAFHLDLLSLKLQAAQLPPTGNFGPSFSCPSDQTILLPLIIGLIFLGLLILVLVTFCIIRRRPPAYQPL from the exons ATGAGGTTGGCTGTGCTTTTCTTAGGGGCCCTGCTGGGACTCCTCGCAG CCCAGGGAGCTGGGGTCGACCGTCCTCGTAAAAAATCAGCCACTCTGCTGCCATCCTTCACGGTGACACCTACGGCTACAGAAAGCACCACCAGCCACAGAACCACCACTCCAAGAACCACCACCACAGGCACCACCAGCCATGAGCCCACAACAGTCACTCACAATCCTGCTACCACCACCAGTCACGGAAATGCCACAGTTCATCCAACAAGCAGCAGCACTGCCACCAGCCCAGGATCCTCCACCAGATCCCCCCACCCAGGGCCACCTCCACCCTCTCCAAGTCCTAGCCCGGGCTCCCAGGAGGCCATAGGAGACTACACTTGGACGAACGGCTCCCAGCCCTGCGTCCAGCTCCAAGCCCAGATTCAGATTCGAGTTCTGTACCCAACCCAGGGTGGAGGAGAG GCCTGGGGCATCTCTGTACTGAACCCCAACCAAACCAAGGCCCTGGGGGGCTGTGAGGGTGCCCATCCCCACGTGCACCTCTCATTCCCCTACGGACAGCTCACCTTTGGATTCAAGCAG CAGCCACAGGAGAGCACTGTCTACCTGAACTACATGGCTGTGGAGTACAACGTGTCCTTCCCCCGGGCAGCGC aGTGGACATTCTCAGTTCAGAATTCATCCCTTCGAGATCTCCAAACGCCTGTGGgccgaagctacagctgcagaaaCGCAAGCATCATTCTTTCAACAGCTTTCCACCTCGACCTGCTCTCCCTGAAGCTACAAGCTGCTCAGCTGCCCCCCACGGGGAACTTTGGACCAA GTTTCTCTTGTCCCAGTGACCAAACCATCCTGCTGCCTCTCATCATTGGACTGATTTTCCTTGGCCTCCTCATCCTGGTGCTTGTTACCTTCTGCATCATCCGGAGACGCCCACCCGCCTACCAGCCTCTGTGA